One genomic window of Hymenobacter sp. J193 includes the following:
- a CDS encoding DUF3857 domain-containing protein: protein MILRVLSLTGLALSLGCATARSAHAQADPIKFGKLELKDFDAKNFAADTAAEAVVMADYGRTHFEYAQNDFKVVFERTTRIKILKKSGYDWATVKIPLYKTNGNEERVGGLRGFTYNLVNGQLVKEKLESTGVFTEQQDANRSTRKFTLPNVKEGSVVEYTYMVSSDFLFNLQDWQFQRSIPVRWSEYRVSIPEYFDYRLSMQGYEPLEVSEQSSGTVQFTIRDRNEMETVTPSTKIYRWAMKDVPAFRQEPFITTVQDYVARVDFELKGTRFPQQGYTQQMGSWTKINSELLSSDNFGAQIGRTGFLKAEMAAIMAKHTEPLARAAAVHQLVRTNMQYNDHDRMYSNGVRKAYELHSGTAADINLLLIGLLRDAGLTATPVILSTRDNGRLDIASPMVSRCNYVLAALTLPGQTQPLLLDATQKQADFGMLPERVLNTQGHLVTEKNQEDHWLTISSPQRYVHFQTAQLQLDSRGGWKGKIHDEHGGYQALNARATLQRLGEKKYIETTYIKGKEGWSVPKYTVQQADALAKPLAVDMEAGGSRG, encoded by the coding sequence ATGATACTACGTGTACTTTCTCTTACCGGCCTGGCCCTGAGCCTGGGTTGCGCAACAGCCCGATCAGCCCACGCGCAGGCCGACCCTATCAAGTTTGGCAAGCTCGAATTGAAAGACTTCGATGCGAAAAACTTTGCCGCCGATACCGCCGCCGAGGCCGTGGTGATGGCCGATTACGGCCGGACGCATTTTGAGTATGCGCAGAACGACTTTAAAGTGGTGTTTGAACGCACCACGCGAATCAAAATCCTCAAAAAGTCGGGCTACGACTGGGCTACGGTTAAAATCCCCCTATATAAGACCAACGGCAACGAAGAGCGGGTCGGTGGCCTGCGCGGCTTTACCTACAACCTGGTGAATGGCCAGCTGGTAAAGGAAAAACTGGAGTCGACGGGCGTATTCACGGAGCAGCAGGATGCCAACCGCTCCACCCGCAAGTTTACCCTGCCCAACGTAAAGGAAGGCTCCGTGGTGGAATACACCTACATGGTGTCGTCGGATTTCCTCTTTAACCTGCAGGACTGGCAGTTTCAGCGCTCCATCCCGGTACGCTGGAGCGAGTACCGGGTCAGCATCCCGGAGTATTTCGACTATCGACTGTCGATGCAGGGCTACGAGCCCCTGGAAGTAAGCGAGCAGAGCTCCGGCACGGTTCAGTTTACGATACGGGACCGGAATGAAATGGAAACCGTAACCCCGTCCACCAAGATCTACCGCTGGGCTATGAAGGACGTGCCCGCCTTCCGCCAGGAGCCCTTCATTACCACGGTGCAGGATTATGTGGCCCGCGTCGATTTTGAGCTGAAAGGCACCCGCTTTCCCCAGCAGGGCTACACGCAGCAGATGGGCAGCTGGACCAAAATCAACTCGGAGCTGCTTTCATCCGATAACTTTGGCGCCCAGATCGGCCGCACCGGCTTTCTGAAAGCGGAAATGGCGGCCATCATGGCCAAGCACACCGAGCCCCTGGCCCGCGCGGCCGCCGTGCACCAGCTGGTGCGCACCAATATGCAGTACAACGACCACGACCGGATGTATAGCAACGGCGTGCGGAAGGCCTACGAGCTGCACAGTGGCACTGCCGCCGATATCAACCTGCTGCTGATCGGGCTGCTGCGCGACGCGGGCCTGACGGCCACGCCCGTTATCCTGAGCACCCGCGACAACGGCCGCCTCGACATAGCCTCTCCGATGGTTAGCCGCTGCAACTACGTGCTGGCGGCCTTGACGCTGCCCGGCCAAACCCAGCCCCTGCTGCTGGATGCCACCCAGAAACAAGCCGACTTTGGGATGCTGCCGGAGCGCGTGCTCAACACCCAGGGCCACCTGGTAACCGAGAAAAACCAGGAGGACCACTGGCTGACTATCAGCTCACCCCAACGCTACGTGCACTTCCAGACGGCCCAGTTGCAGTTGGACAGCCGGGGCGGCTGGAAAGGCAAAATCCACGACGAGCACGGCGGCTACCAGGCCCTCAACGCCCGGGCCACGCTGCAACGGCTAGGCGAGAAGAAGTACATCGAAACCACCTACATCAAAGGCAAGGAAGGCTGGTCGGTGCCCAAGTACACGGTGCAGCAGGCCGATGCGCTGGCCAAGCCGCTGGCCGTAGACATGGAAGCTGGAGGTAGCCGGGGATAA
- a CDS encoding DUF3857 domain-containing protein codes for MKGFCLLSAALLASTAAWAGAPPKYPAATIPDALRENAHAVVRLYDQTFTVKSAGQAVNTLRYAITILDADGDDYAVDQVGYDKFTSINYLKGAVYDAEGKLLRTLRSADVRDVSITSDISIAEDNRARIANLQQGRYPYTVEFEEEYTTSNTLFYPVWMPVLATHLGVEQSQFRVKMPASLPALRYREVNLPAGSQDKQTTEGNYTVHAWSIVNVPAFEPESYSLPLRELLPAVYTAPATFEVQNHAGDLTSWEGFGSSGSTS; via the coding sequence ATGAAAGGCTTCTGCTTATTGTCCGCCGCGCTGCTGGCCTCTACGGCTGCCTGGGCCGGCGCTCCGCCCAAGTACCCGGCTGCTACCATTCCCGACGCGCTGCGCGAAAATGCCCACGCCGTAGTGCGCCTCTACGACCAAACGTTCACGGTGAAGTCGGCGGGGCAGGCGGTGAATACGCTGCGCTACGCCATTACCATTCTGGATGCCGACGGCGACGACTACGCCGTGGACCAGGTCGGCTACGACAAGTTCACGAGCATCAACTACCTGAAAGGCGCCGTGTACGATGCCGAGGGCAAGCTGCTGCGCACCCTGCGCTCCGCCGACGTGCGCGACGTGAGCATCACCTCCGACATCAGCATTGCCGAGGACAACCGCGCCCGCATTGCCAATCTGCAGCAGGGCCGCTACCCCTACACGGTGGAGTTTGAGGAAGAGTACACCACGTCCAACACCCTGTTTTACCCCGTCTGGATGCCCGTGCTGGCCACGCACCTGGGCGTGGAACAGTCCCAGTTTCGGGTGAAGATGCCCGCCAGCCTGCCGGCCCTCCGCTACCGCGAGGTAAACCTGCCGGCCGGCAGCCAAGACAAGCAAACCACCGAAGGCAACTACACGGTGCACGCCTGGAGCATCGTCAATGTGCCCGCCTTCGAGCCCGAGTCGTACAGCCTGCCGCTGCGGGAGCTGCTGCCTGCCGTATATACTGCCCCGGCCACCTTTGAGGTGCAGAACCACGCCGGCGACCTGACTTCCTGGGAGGGATTCGGCAGCAGTGGGAGTACCAGCTGA